In the genome of Streptomyces sp. SAI-127, the window GGGCGGCGTGGCGAAGCCGGTCCTCGGCGCCCACACCCTCGGCTTCAACACCAACAGCGTGGGGATCGCCGTCCTCGGCAGCTACGGTTCCAAGAAGCCGCCCGCCGCCGTGACGCGGGCCATCGCACGGCTCACCGCGTGGAAGCTCGGCCTGTACGGCGCGAACCCGAAGGGGAAGACGTATCTGAAGTCGGGCGGTGGCAACCGCTATCCGAAGGGTAGGAAGGTACGACTGAACGTGATCTCCGGCCATCGGGACGGCTTCGTCACGGAGTGCCCCGGACGGCAGCTCTACCGCAAACTCGGGTCCACCCGCACGACAGCTGCCCGTCTCCAAGGTCGTTGACGGTCGCTGAGGACCGAAGAGAGTTCGTACCACCCGTTTCACCGCCGTCGGGGGGCAGGCGCGAATGCCGCACGGCCGCCGAAGGTGCCGCACAACGGTCTGCATACACTGGCCGGTCGAAAGACAGTTCGGGCCGGTCCCGGCAGGAAGCGGAGACAACAGGTGACAGAAGCGATCCTCCTGGTCGGCGGCAAGGGCACACGGCTGCGACCCCTCACGGTCCACACCCCGAAGCCCATGGTCCGCGCGGCCGGTGTCCCCTTCCTCACGCACCAGCTGGCCAGAGCGAGAGCGGCGGGCGTCGACCACATCGTCCTCGCGACGAGCTATCTCGCGGAGGTCTTCGAACCGCACTTCGGCGACGGCTCCTCCCTTGGGCTTCACCTCGAGTACGTCACCGAGGTGGAGCCCCTCGGCACGGGCGGCGCGATCCGCAACGTGGCCGCCCGGCTGCACTCCGCCCCCGACGAGCCGGTCCTGGTCTTCAACGGCGACATCCTGACGGGCCTGGACATCAGGGCGCTGGTGCGCACGCACGAGACAACGGGCGCGGACGTCTCCCTGCACCTCACGAAGGTGACGGACCCGCGGGCCTACGGACTGGTCCCCACGGACGAGACGGGCAGGGTCCTGGCGTTCCTGGAGAAGCCCCAGACCCCGGAGGAGATCGTCACCGACCAGATCAACGCGGGGGCGTACGTCTTCCGCCGCTCGGTGATCGACGCGATCCCGGGGGGCCGCCCGGTCTCGGTGGAGCGCGAGACCTTCCCCGAGCTCCTGTCGGCCGGAGCCCACCTCCAGGGCAT includes:
- a CDS encoding NDP-sugar synthase, whose translation is MTEAILLVGGKGTRLRPLTVHTPKPMVRAAGVPFLTHQLARARAAGVDHIVLATSYLAEVFEPHFGDGSSLGLHLEYVTEVEPLGTGGAIRNVAARLHSAPDEPVLVFNGDILTGLDIRALVRTHETTGADVSLHLTKVTDPRAYGLVPTDETGRVLAFLEKPQTPEEIVTDQINAGAYVFRRSVIDAIPGGRPVSVERETFPELLSAGAHLQGMVDSTYWLDLGTPAAFVRGSADLVLGRAPSPAVPGRCGDRLILPTARVAPDAKLTGGTVVGEGAYIAEGARVSGSTILPGAVVEPGAVITDSLIGTRARVGERSILTGTVIGDGAIIGADNELRDGARVWCDAKIPAGAVRFSSDQ